Proteins from a genomic interval of Antedon mediterranea chromosome 5, ecAntMedi1.1, whole genome shotgun sequence:
- the LOC140049434 gene encoding transcription initiation factor TFIID subunit 7-like, producing MANIKKDDIIPELENHFILRMPAHASDKLRHLVHVGNTSVKDKISIELYGDNRHGTVRFDKEAFAAKLVDMPSILESYKTIDKKTFFKTADICQMLVCTTNEGGEDSSSGRDEKPSPHKNPNKVDKKFLWNHGITPPLKNVRKRRFRKTAKKKYIESPDIEKEVKRLLRMDSTAIKIRWEMLPDKDGKEDTKNESQMDGNDWKQIFEEVSSSENEEEEEDVNIMELEDSRQDMEEFKGQNVTSTLESLEAIVSQDETLTEDSMLQENEFVKRYAELEQQMTELNQKKRMQEEAIANVDNVMLKQRFQSKLDEVLLEMKKHEEEMETLKVLIGPS from the exons ATGGCGAATATTAAAAAAGACGATATTATTCCGGAGCTTGAAAACCATTTTATACTTCGAATGCCTGCA CATGCATCAGATAAACTTAGACATCTTGTTCATGTTGGAAACACGAGTGTAAAAGATAAAATATCTATTGAGCTTTATG GTGATAATCGCCATGGCACTGTACGATTTGATAAAGAAGCATTTGCAGCCAAG TTGGTTGACATGCCATCAATATTAGAATCatataaaacaattgataaaaaGACGTTCTTCAAGACTGCAGACATCTGCCAG aTGTTGGTGTGTACCACCAACGAAGGCGGCGAAGATAGCAGTAGTGGGCGTGATGAGAAACCATCACCTCACAAAAATCCTAATAAGGTTGACAAGAAATTTCTTTGGAATCATGGAA TAACACCACCACTAAAAAATGTAAGAAAAAGAAGATTTAGAAAAACAGCCAAGAAAAAG TATATTGAGTCACCTGATATAGAAAAAGAAGTGAAGAGATTACTACGAATGGACAGCACTGCTATTAAAATAC GATGGGAAATGCTACCAGACAAGGATGGAAAAGAAGACACAAAGAATGAATCACAAATGG ATGGAAATGACTGGAAACAGATATTTGAAGAAGTCAGTAGTTCTGAGAAtgaagaggaggaggaagatGTAAACATAATGGAGTTGGAAGATTCGAGACAAGATATGGAAGAGTTCAAAGGTCAGAACGTGACCAGTACTCTTGAAAGTTTAGAGGCTATTGTGAGCCAAGATGAAACACTCACAGAAGACAGTATGCTACAAGAGA ATGAATTTGTGAAACGGTATGCAGAGTTAGAACAACAAATGACTGAACTGAACCAGAAAAAAAGAATGCAGGAAGAAGCCATTGCTAATGTTGATAATGTTATGTTAAAG CAACGATTTCAATCAAAACTGGATGAGGTTTTACTGGAAATGAAGAAACACGAGGAGGAG